Part of the Scylla paramamosain isolate STU-SP2022 chromosome 15, ASM3559412v1, whole genome shotgun sequence genome, TGGATGAAGCTGCGATAACTCTCATATAAACTTTAAGTAattctctctgcttttttttttttcctcccaagtTGATGACGTATCCCACATCACATCAGGACGAATTGCAAAGTGTTTCTGCTTCTTTCACTCGCTTAGTACACTTTCATTGCCGACCATAATTTCTACATCCTGCACTTCACTTTCCAAACTTATTCTCCTACAAGAATACccatgaagagaaaataatcgCAATGAAGGAACAAAGCTCAAGTATGAGCCATAGAGAGGTGGAGCAGGGTGGGTGTGAAGCAGGCAAGGGGCAAAAGAAGACAAGGTGGCCAGGGATCTTACTATTAGTCCAGAAGATGGCCGAGGCTGCTGTGAAGTCGATGATGGGCCGATACACTGCCTCAGGGAGATTTATAAGATGATTATTCCGCAGATCAAGAgtgcacacacgcacgcctTCCAGCACCCCAGGCCtgtaacagcacacacacacacacacacacacacgcacagggtTATGGACAAGCAACACAATATACTATGAATATAAGTATGTGTCACCCTGTATTCTTAAACTTTCCGTGTCATATTTTCACTGCTATTAATTGGAAGTTAGTAGGTTTTCAAGGctgatagttaaaaaaaaagattaaacaccatcagtaggaaaaacacccatgagaacccgtATAATCATCTCTAtaaccttagaaaaaaaaaagtcctgaagaaagaacaaaacgtTGAAGAATACGAGGCAATAAGAGCAATCTTACTCAATGGAGGAGATGGCGTTGTTAGAAAGGTTAACGACGAGACTGCTGGCGTCGTGCTGGGGGAAAGCAAAGGCTCTGGCGTACACCTTGGTGATGGCGTTGTTGCTCATATCTATCTTCTGCAGCCTAGGCATTCCTGCGGCAGGGCATGATCAGGAGAAATTACAGGATGtatgcgggtgtgtgtgtgtgtgtgtgtgtgtgtgtgtgtgtgtgtgtgtgtctgtgtgctgttttttttcataaatttcttaATTTAACCGTTGATTTACGCTgctagaactttttttttccggtgaTTTTGTAcggtgtttattttttgtttagagATACAGTGCATCGTATTTATTTGTTCTGGAATTTTTATGGTATAGTTTGTAATGTAAAGTTGTAGTTAATACATCTAACTaactaattgtgtgtgtgtgtgtgtgtgtgtgtgtgtgtgtgtgtgtgtatgtggcctTACCGGCGAAGGTTTCGGCGATAATCTTCCTAATCTTGTTGTAGGAGGCGTCGAAGGTCTCCAGCAGCGGCAAGGTCATGGCGGAGTATCCCGGCAAGAAGTCCACTTTGTTGTAGCTCAGCGTCAGGAATCTTAGCAGCGGCGTGTCGCTCAGAGTGGAGAAGTAAACATCCTGTAGGGTGTTCCCTCCTGCGGTGACATAACAAACATGAGCTGCCGCGTCCCTCCCACCACCAGTGACGCAGTGTTTCTACTCGCAGGCTAAAAACGTGCCCACATTTGTGacaaatgaaataagaataaataaaatgacaaagttaaaataaaaagacctattaggagaaaaaacaagaaataatggaaaaaaaaaaataacggataagagaagggagagaaatgattAGCTATCACCCAACTGACTGCCGCGACGTCTTCTCAGTGTTGATAGAATGTTGTGGTGCAAGTTTGAGTATAATTTTGATGTGATCTACACTTCAAAAAGATCTAGTGCCTGTAGCCTTGTTGTTCCTCAGTAAAACTCTCTAGTGTTATTTAAATTAAGTCATGCCATAGTGGTATTAGCATTCCACAGGGATTTCTTTCATTCACATGCTTCATCACACGTGCTAACCACACCACTGATGTCCACTCCCGCTGCCCAAGTCATCTTCACAGGACCTCCCACAAAATCCTTATGTTTTCgtgtgcacatgtgtgtgtgtgtgtgtgtgtgtgtgtgtgtgtgtgtgtgtgtgtgtgtgtgtattcttcgTGTATCTGTGCAGAACACAAAACTTAACGAGGGTTCATAGGATGCCTATGTGGCAGCCTGTCCCACATCACAGGGACACTACAAGGCCTGGGGGACAGTGCGGGCAAGGGAGGGGGCAGCAAGGAGGTCTTACCCAGGTTGAGCGTGGTTAGCGTGGCGCTGAAGGGCTGGAAGGCACGATTGTCGAGTGCCTGGAACATATTGTTGATTATCTCGATCTCCTGAAACACCAGCCGGCCCCACAGAGCCTTCTCCAGCTTGCAGGCCAGGTTCGTGTCGGCCACCACCAACCTGCCGACACAAACGCCCTTACTCACACGTCACACAAGctcgctctcacacacacacacacacacacacacacacacacacacacacacacacacacacacacacacacacacacacacacacacacacacacacacacagacaagcaagaaaaaaaaagtaagacttcagaaacacaatacaaatacaaaacTAAACACACTTTTACTGCCTAAATATTCAAGATTGTGACAGGTCCGACAACGAATCATTGTGCGTTACTTATTGCTACGACACTAATACcggagggtgtgtgtgggggcgCACCTGAGGTAGGTGTTGACGGGGTAGGAGTTGAGGCTCATCACTTCGGTGAGCTGCGAGCATGACGCAAGCTCGGGTCCACACTCGATCGTGGCGGCGGTGTCAT contains:
- the LOC135107588 gene encoding oplophorus-luciferin 2-monooxygenase non-catalytic subunit-like, with translation MILKIIVCVACVQAVAVGVVSGKSLLLQPRHPLPFTADQAPLIARIGPHDARHPDSLHHHAGHVSSSFSGRHGGKGSVDGCPLCPASHEISPCACRCLNDTAATIECGPELASCSQLTEVMSLNSYPVNTYLRLVVADTNLACKLEKALWGRLVFQEIEIINNMFQALDNRAFQPFSATLTTLNLGGNTLQDVYFSTLSDTPLLRFLTLSYNKVDFLPGYSAMTLPLLETFDASYNKIRKIIAETFAGMPRLQKIDMSNNAITKVYARAFAFPQHDASSLVVNLSNNAISSIEPGVLEGVRVCTLDLRNNHLINLPEAVYRPIIDFTAASAIFWTNNNPFDCDSHFCWIATNQTVSGTFNTVLCPNLGNYPVEVITPMCSILPNTTTPRYSRSRGHPAHPAPFRKSQVSTAVRNLRRPFLRRP